The following proteins come from a genomic window of Finegoldia magna ATCC 29328:
- the metG gene encoding methionine--tRNA ligase, giving the protein MSEEKKSYYITTPIYYPSSNLHLGHTYTTIIADTLKKFKKIQGYDVFLTTGTDEHGQKLYEKAKEKNMGDNPLNYIDPIVQSAKDLWKKLDIDIDSFVRSTDKVHEKNVQEIFQKLYDKGDIYKSTYKGHYCVDCEAFWTESQLKDGKCPDCGRDVHYHEEESYFFRLSKYKDRILQLYKDNPDFLKPESRKNEMVNNFLSGELEDLSVSRTSFDWGVKVPFDDKHIIYVWIDALSCYLTGIGYGQDEELFNKFWPCDIHLVGKEIVRFHTIIWPALLMALDLPLPKRVFAHGWILFNEDKMSKSKGNVYYPEPIIDLYGVDALKYYILRDFTFGNDGNFTTERFMNRFNSDLVNDLGNLVSRSVSMVEKYFDGVIPQPNDNNDIDKSLISVVEGCQEKVEELLEELDFSNALEEIWKVVRRANKYIDETTPWILIKEDPERLKTVLYNLMDAIRVICILTSPFITETSNKIKEQIGLSEIKWEDGKVFGKTVVGTRVQRGENLFNRLDIKKETERLNEVNDKLIEERTGKKVSELRDDNDEEAAKKSKKKSKKAKTKEEITIDDFDKLDLRVGQIMEAKQHPDADKLLVFKVKIGEETRQIVSGIKNWYEPNDLIGKKVIVVYNLKPVKLRGVESQGMLLAASKGDNLTMASLLDSEFEDGATVS; this is encoded by the coding sequence ATGTCAGAAGAAAAGAAATCATATTATATTACTACGCCGATTTATTATCCAAGTAGTAATTTACATTTAGGTCATACTTATACGACAATTATTGCAGATACTTTGAAAAAATTCAAAAAAATTCAAGGATATGATGTGTTTTTGACTACAGGTACTGATGAGCATGGTCAAAAATTATACGAAAAAGCAAAAGAAAAAAACATGGGAGATAATCCACTAAATTATATCGATCCAATTGTACAAAGCGCTAAGGATTTGTGGAAGAAGCTTGACATTGACATAGATAGTTTTGTTAGAAGTACAGACAAGGTTCACGAAAAAAATGTTCAAGAAATTTTCCAAAAATTATACGATAAGGGAGATATCTACAAATCTACTTACAAAGGACATTATTGTGTTGATTGTGAAGCTTTTTGGACAGAATCACAACTTAAGGATGGAAAGTGTCCAGATTGTGGAAGAGATGTTCACTATCATGAAGAAGAATCATACTTTTTTAGATTATCAAAATACAAAGATAGAATTTTACAATTATACAAAGATAATCCGGACTTCTTAAAACCGGAATCTCGTAAGAACGAAATGGTGAACAACTTTTTAAGTGGTGAATTGGAAGATTTATCTGTATCTCGTACAAGTTTTGACTGGGGAGTTAAGGTTCCGTTTGATGATAAACATATAATCTACGTATGGATTGATGCGCTTAGCTGCTATTTGACAGGAATTGGATATGGACAAGACGAAGAATTATTTAATAAATTCTGGCCATGCGATATTCACTTGGTTGGAAAAGAAATTGTAAGATTCCACACAATTATTTGGCCAGCTTTGTTGATGGCGTTGGATTTGCCATTGCCAAAGAGAGTTTTTGCTCACGGATGGATTTTGTTCAATGAAGATAAGATGAGTAAATCAAAGGGAAATGTATATTATCCAGAACCAATCATTGATTTATACGGTGTGGATGCTTTGAAATACTATATTTTAAGAGATTTTACTTTTGGTAATGATGGTAATTTTACTACAGAAAGATTTATGAACAGGTTCAACTCAGATTTGGTAAATGATTTAGGAAATCTTGTGAGTAGATCAGTGTCGATGGTTGAAAAATATTTTGATGGTGTTATTCCACAACCAAATGACAACAACGATATTGACAAGAGTTTGATATCTGTAGTTGAAGGTTGTCAAGAAAAAGTTGAAGAGTTATTAGAAGAGCTAGATTTTTCAAATGCGCTTGAAGAAATTTGGAAAGTTGTTAGAAGAGCCAACAAATACATCGATGAAACTACTCCTTGGATTTTGATTAAAGAAGATCCAGAAAGATTGAAGACTGTTTTGTATAATTTGATGGATGCGATAAGAGTTATCTGTATTTTAACATCTCCATTTATCACTGAAACTAGCAACAAAATAAAAGAACAAATCGGTCTTTCTGAAATAAAATGGGAAGATGGAAAAGTGTTTGGTAAAACTGTTGTTGGAACTAGGGTTCAAAGAGGAGAAAACTTGTTCAATAGATTGGATATCAAGAAAGAAACTGAAAGATTGAATGAGGTTAACGATAAATTAATCGAAGAAAGAACTGGTAAAAAAGTTTCTGAATTAAGAGACGATAACGATGAAGAAGCTGCTAAAAAATCCAAGAAAAAATCTAAAAAAGCTAAGACAAAAGAAGAAATCACTATAGATGATTTTGACAAGCTTGATTTGAGGGTTGGACAAATCATGGAAGCTAAACAACATCCAGATGCCGATAAACTTTTGGTTTTCAAGGTTAAAATCGGAGAAGAAACAAGACAAATAGTTTCTGGTATTAAAAATTGGTATGAACCAAATGATTTAATAGGTAAGAAGGTTATTGTCGTGTACAATTTGAAGCCTGTTAAATTAAGAGGGGTAGAATCTCAAGGTATGCTTCTTGCGGCAAGTAAGGGAGATAACTTGACAATGGCAAGCTTACTTGATTCAGAATTTGAAGACGGAGCGACTGTATCTTAA
- a CDS encoding TatD family hydrolase — protein sequence MGDYVIYDTHCHLTDEKFDFDRDKIIENLKSNSVIKAMLPSDNVENSIKAIELSEKYDFLYNAVGIHPEEDNRFTDEDILKIEELADNPKCKAIGEIGLDYHYEHDKQKQKYLFEKQMQIAERKNLPVIIHTRDAIQDTYDILKKFPNVRGIMHSYSGSYEMAMKFIDLGYYISFSGVVTFKNARNVKETCEKLPIDKILVETDSPYLTPHPYRGKRNEPKYVNLVLQEVSLLKKMSEKETAQIICKNADDIFGW from the coding sequence ATGGGAGATTATGTAATATACGATACGCATTGCCACTTGACAGATGAAAAATTTGATTTTGATAGGGATAAAATAATCGAAAATCTTAAATCAAATTCTGTAATAAAAGCGATGCTTCCAAGTGACAATGTAGAAAACTCCATTAAAGCTATTGAATTGTCTGAAAAATATGATTTCTTATACAATGCTGTAGGAATTCATCCTGAAGAAGACAATAGATTTACAGATGAAGATATTTTGAAAATAGAAGAACTAGCAGATAATCCAAAATGCAAAGCTATTGGAGAAATTGGGCTTGACTATCATTATGAACACGATAAACAAAAGCAAAAATATCTTTTTGAAAAGCAAATGCAAATCGCTGAAAGAAAAAACTTGCCTGTTATTATTCACACAAGAGATGCAATCCAAGACACATACGATATCTTGAAGAAATTTCCTAATGTGAGAGGAATAATGCACTCTTATTCTGGAAGTTATGAAATGGCTATGAAATTTATTGATTTGGGATATTATATTTCATTTAGTGGAGTTGTGACATTTAAGAACGCAAGAAATGTCAAAGAAACGTGTGAGAAACTACCAATCGACAAAATTCTGGTAGAAACAGACTCACCTTACTTGACTCCTCATCCATATCGTGGGAAAAGAAACGAACCTAAATATGTGAATTTGGTGTTACAAGAAGTTAGTTTGTTGAAGAAAATGTCGGAAAAAGAAACGGCACAGATTATTTGCAAGAATGCTGATGATATTTTTGGATGGTAA
- the rnmV gene encoding ribonuclease M5 produces MIKEIIVVEGRDDEQRVKRALDCEVVCTGGIYFSDKLLKRLKKIDQDRGIIILTDPDYAGNKIRKRINDFIPTAKNAFIAQDLCIKDEDIGIENAKEEDIKIAIENAHPSMIDSKNEYTMDDMIYYGLVGEESKALRIKVGKILNIGYGNAKSFLRMLNNYNISREKLEEAINR; encoded by the coding sequence ATGATAAAAGAAATAATAGTTGTAGAAGGAAGAGACGATGAACAAAGAGTGAAAAGAGCACTAGATTGTGAAGTTGTATGCACTGGTGGAATTTATTTTAGTGATAAATTACTCAAAAGACTCAAAAAAATCGACCAAGATAGAGGAATAATAATCCTAACTGATCCAGACTATGCGGGAAATAAAATCAGAAAAAGAATTAATGATTTTATTCCAACCGCAAAAAACGCATTTATTGCACAAGATTTGTGTATCAAAGATGAAGACATTGGAATCGAAAATGCAAAAGAAGAAGATATCAAAATAGCCATAGAAAACGCTCATCCATCAATGATTGATTCTAAAAACGAATATACAATGGATGATATGATTTACTACGGATTGGTAGGAGAAGAATCCAAAGCACTTAGAATAAAGGTTGGCAAAATCTTAAATATAGGTTACGGAAATGCGAAATCTTTTCTTAGAATGCTTAACAATTACAATATTTCAAGAGAAAAATTAGAGGAGGCTATAAATAGATGA
- the rsmA gene encoding 16S rRNA (adenine(1518)-N(6)/adenine(1519)-N(6))-dimethyltransferase RsmA codes for MSYKLHQPSCIKEILDKFGFKFSKSLGQNFLIDGNLIENIIDYSDITEDDYVIEIGPGFGTLTERLVDKCKFLYSIEIDSRLMDVLKYTVGDRENFKIINEDVLKVDLNELNHEDKKFKVVANLPYYITTPIIEHLFNYRDIIESITVMVQKEVANRMVADVGSKDYASLSLFVKQNSDAKIILNAPKTVFMPQPKVDSAVVNMKLKKLDEDIDQELLRQLIRSGFSKRRKTILNSFTSGFVNVDKEKLKAILQELGLKENLRAENLSLEDYKNIVKKLSLID; via the coding sequence ATGAGTTATAAACTTCACCAACCTTCTTGTATTAAAGAAATATTGGACAAATTTGGATTCAAATTTTCAAAATCTTTGGGCCAAAATTTTCTTATAGATGGTAATTTGATTGAAAATATTATAGATTATTCTGATATTACAGAAGACGATTACGTAATTGAAATTGGCCCTGGTTTTGGAACATTGACAGAAAGACTTGTTGATAAATGCAAGTTCTTGTATTCGATTGAAATAGATTCAAGACTGATGGATGTTTTGAAATATACTGTTGGCGATAGAGAAAATTTTAAAATAATAAATGAAGATGTATTGAAGGTGGATTTGAATGAACTTAATCATGAAGATAAAAAATTCAAAGTGGTTGCAAATCTTCCTTATTACATCACAACTCCCATTATTGAGCACTTGTTCAATTACAGAGATATCATCGAATCAATCACTGTTATGGTTCAAAAAGAAGTGGCAAATAGAATGGTAGCTGATGTAGGAAGTAAAGATTATGCATCATTGAGTTTGTTTGTAAAACAAAACAGCGATGCGAAAATAATACTGAATGCACCAAAGACAGTGTTCATGCCACAACCAAAAGTAGACAGTGCAGTTGTCAATATGAAACTCAAAAAATTAGATGAAGATATTGACCAAGAACTTTTACGTCAATTAATAAGATCAGGCTTTAGCAAAAGAAGAAAAACCATATTGAACAGTTTCACCAGTGGATTTGTAAATGTCGACAAGGAAAAATTAAAGGCAATTCTTCAAGAATTGGGATTAAAGGAAAATTTAAGAGCCGAGAATTTGTCACTAGAAGATTACAAAAATATTGTGAAAAAGTTGAGTCTAATTGATTAA
- a CDS encoding glutaredoxin family protein, which yields MKDVVIYTSDGCQYCHAAKDYMDENNVKYTEKNISQDQEARKELMKKGHMGVPVTIIGDEEIVGFDQAKLKEALGL from the coding sequence ATGAAAGATGTAGTAATTTATACAAGTGATGGATGCCAATATTGCCATGCAGCAAAAGATTATATGGACGAAAACAACGTAAAATATACAGAAAAGAATATATCACAAGATCAAGAAGCTAGAAAAGAACTTATGAAAAAAGGTCACATGGGTGTTCCTGTTACAATCATAGGTGATGAAGAAATAGTTGGATTTGATCAAGCTAAATTAAAAGAAGCTTTAGGATTATAA
- a CDS encoding DUF1858 domain-containing protein, which yields MEITKDMLIGDIIRSNPDSVEVLFRNGLSCIGCPASQMESLEEACMVHGLDVNYLLEQLNKN from the coding sequence ATGGAAATTACTAAAGATATGTTAATTGGAGACATTATTAGAAGCAATCCTGATTCTGTAGAAGTTTTATTCAGAAACGGATTATCTTGTATAGGTTGTCCAGCCAGCCAAATGGAAAGTTTAGAAGAAGCTTGCATGGTTCACGGACTAGATGTAAATTATCTATTAGAACAATTAAACAAAAACTAA
- the mgtE gene encoding magnesium transporter, with translation MMDEKFERHEIDMDLLNKYLEDKDYLKLKNQIQKYNPVDITDYIESLDLKSAMLVFRLLNKDDSIDVFSHMEKDHQTRLLEAFSDKEVKFIVDELYFDDMIDLIEEMPAGIVKKVLRHTDKSERNLINQFLNYPEDSAGSLMTIEYIELRSYYTVRKALEVIKKTGVDKQTVYTCFVTNEKKTLLGFISLRTIVTNEPETLIEDLMDEDVIYVHTDDDQETVADVFKKYGFVVLPVVDNEKRLTGIITVDDIMEVMEQEATEDFQIMAGMSPDEDEYLDQSVFNLAKKRIAWLLILMISATFTGSIMTHYESLLGQAIILTAFIPMIMDTGGNSGSQSSTLIIRGLATGEISTTDWLKVFFKEFRVALIVSVVMSMVCFIKTMIIDKVSVPVGLVVSLTLIFTIVTAKLIGGMLPIIAKKLKLDPAIMAGPLITTIVDALSLLIYFEMAHVALGL, from the coding sequence ATGATGGATGAAAAATTTGAACGTCATGAAATAGATATGGATTTGCTTAACAAATATCTAGAAGACAAAGACTATTTAAAACTAAAAAACCAAATTCAAAAATACAACCCAGTTGATATTACAGATTATATTGAATCATTAGATTTAAAAAGCGCTATGCTTGTGTTCAGATTATTGAACAAAGATGACAGTATCGATGTGTTTTCTCATATGGAAAAGGATCATCAAACAAGGCTGTTAGAAGCATTTAGTGATAAGGAAGTTAAATTCATAGTAGACGAGCTATATTTCGACGATATGATTGACTTAATCGAAGAAATGCCAGCAGGAATTGTTAAAAAAGTTCTCAGACATACGGACAAAAGCGAAAGAAATCTTATAAATCAATTCTTAAATTATCCTGAAGATTCAGCTGGATCATTGATGACAATAGAATATATTGAATTGAGATCTTATTATACTGTAAGGAAAGCTCTCGAGGTTATTAAAAAAACAGGCGTGGATAAACAAACTGTATATACATGTTTTGTTACTAACGAAAAGAAAACTTTATTAGGATTCATTTCTTTGAGAACTATAGTAACCAATGAACCGGAAACATTAATCGAAGATTTAATGGATGAAGATGTAATTTACGTTCACACTGATGATGACCAGGAAACTGTAGCAGATGTGTTCAAAAAATACGGATTCGTAGTTCTTCCTGTAGTAGATAATGAAAAAAGACTTACTGGTATTATAACAGTTGACGATATCATGGAAGTCATGGAACAAGAGGCGACAGAAGACTTCCAAATCATGGCAGGTATGAGTCCAGATGAAGATGAATACTTGGATCAAAGCGTATTTAATTTAGCAAAAAAACGTATTGCGTGGCTTTTGATACTGATGATTTCTGCTACTTTTACAGGATCAATAATGACTCATTACGAATCACTATTGGGACAAGCTATTATTCTAACGGCATTTATTCCTATGATAATGGATACAGGAGGAAATTCAGGTTCGCAATCATCGACGCTTATTATTCGTGGACTTGCAACTGGAGAGATTAGTACAACAGATTGGCTAAAAGTATTTTTCAAAGAATTTAGAGTAGCACTGATAGTTTCTGTGGTTATGAGCATGGTTTGTTTCATAAAAACCATGATTATAGACAAAGTTTCAGTACCAGTTGGGTTAGTTGTTTCATTAACTTTAATATTCACAATTGTGACAGCAAAATTAATAGGTGGAATGTTGCCAATAATCGCTAAGAAATTAAAATTAGATCCAGCAATTATGGCAGGACCGTTGATTACAACAATAGTAGATGCGTTGAGTTTGTTGATTTATTTCGAGATGGCACACGTAGCTCTTGGATTATAA
- a CDS encoding Veg family protein, giving the protein MKEINDLNMIRSQVRSNIGKDVIVEADKGRNKIVTNKGTISQVFPSLFTIKVTNEYDSERTISYTYSDILTSTVKLELC; this is encoded by the coding sequence GTGAAGGAAATTAACGATTTGAACATGATTAGAAGTCAAGTGCGAAGTAATATTGGAAAAGATGTTATTGTCGAGGCAGATAAAGGACGAAATAAAATTGTTACTAACAAAGGAACTATCAGTCAAGTGTTCCCAAGTTTATTCACAATCAAAGTAACAAACGAATACGATTCTGAAAGAACTATATCGTATACTTACTCAGATATACTTACATCAACAGTGAAGTTAGAATTATGTTAA
- a CDS encoding glutaredoxin domain-containing protein translates to MKLKLYMSEKCPDCVDAIEILKNAGIDYEEINITDSMKNLKEFFTYRDNRKEFESIVKDNKVGVPMITDGKKIVFFEKLEDLRVFDED, encoded by the coding sequence ATGAAGTTAAAATTATATATGTCAGAAAAATGCCCAGATTGTGTAGATGCAATCGAAATTTTAAAAAATGCCGGTATTGATTATGAAGAAATCAATATTACAGATTCTATGAAAAATCTCAAGGAATTTTTTACTTATAGAGATAATAGAAAAGAATTCGAATCAATTGTAAAGGACAACAAAGTAGGAGTTCCTATGATAACTGATGGCAAAAAGATAGTATTTTTTGAAAAATTAGAAGATTTAAGAGTGTTTGATGAAGATTAA
- the ispE gene encoding 4-(cytidine 5'-diphospho)-2-C-methyl-D-erythritol kinase, whose translation MKINSYAKINLSLDVLDLREDGYHNIDTIMNLIDLHDVIEINRNNTNELKLSSNNSNFPTDKTNLIYKIFENLKKFRKINCSYDVFVDKQIPISAGLAGGSSNACEFLMYVNDDLSLNLSNQEIKEICRLTGADTFYFTSKKCVRATGIGNEFVRLSDFSNKNIIIVNNGMSISSKDVYDNLKESNGGLGKITVAIDSRDYETFYRKAFNTMESVSERLVEEISDIKEQLNNLGCDLSLMSGSGPTVFGIFENYNDYENCYSKLKDKYKYVFKTKTL comes from the coding sequence ATGAAGATTAATAGTTACGCAAAGATAAATCTATCGTTAGATGTTCTTGATTTAAGGGAAGATGGATATCATAACATCGACACAATTATGAACCTGATTGATCTGCACGATGTTATAGAAATAAATCGTAATAATACTAATGAGTTAAAACTTAGCTCCAACAATTCGAATTTTCCTACTGATAAAACTAATTTGATATATAAAATATTTGAAAATTTAAAAAAGTTTAGAAAAATCAACTGTAGCTATGATGTGTTTGTAGATAAACAAATTCCTATATCAGCGGGACTTGCAGGAGGAAGCTCCAATGCATGCGAGTTTTTGATGTATGTTAATGATGATTTGTCGTTAAATCTTTCAAATCAAGAAATCAAGGAAATCTGCAGATTAACAGGAGCAGACACTTTCTATTTTACGAGCAAAAAATGTGTCAGAGCAACAGGAATTGGAAATGAGTTTGTTAGACTATCTGATTTTTCTAATAAAAACATAATAATTGTAAATAACGGAATGAGTATATCTTCAAAAGATGTGTATGATAATTTGAAAGAATCAAACGGTGGACTTGGTAAAATTACTGTTGCAATTGATAGCAGAGATTATGAAACTTTTTACAGGAAAGCATTTAACACGATGGAAAGTGTATCAGAAAGATTAGTCGAAGAAATCTCTGATATAAAGGAACAGTTGAACAATCTCGGCTGTGATTTGTCACTTATGAGTGGATCGGGACCAACTGTTTTTGGGATTTTTGAAAATTATAATGACTATGAGAATTGCTACAGTAAATTAAAGGATAAATATAAGTATGTATTCAAAACAAAAACCTTATAA
- the murI gene encoding glutamate racemase, translated as MYSKQKPYNKIGFVDSGLGGLTVFKKVKKLMPNKEYIYFADSANVPYGSKTREQMIKISENIVRFFNEQQIDLLVVACNTLTSIALSHMRSIANFDIIGVVEYGVKSALQTTSNKKVGVIATKATVDNGLYKKLLEQNDIEVCQSACLDFVGFVEEDCKDKEKILKKVEEYLKPIVEFGADTIILGCTHYPILIEYLKEYTGENITFVDPADSLSEDIYEICGNYQNKCDIKYYVTKNPSDFKINGSKIIGEPIENVTEME; from the coding sequence ATGTATTCAAAACAAAAACCTTATAACAAAATAGGATTCGTGGATTCTGGATTGGGCGGACTTACAGTATTCAAAAAAGTAAAAAAACTGATGCCCAATAAGGAGTATATTTACTTTGCTGATAGTGCAAATGTACCTTATGGCTCCAAAACCAGAGAACAAATGATTAAAATTTCCGAAAATATTGTTAGGTTTTTTAATGAACAACAGATAGATTTACTTGTAGTAGCGTGTAATACATTAACATCAATAGCTTTAAGTCATATGAGATCAATTGCCAACTTTGATATAATTGGAGTTGTTGAATACGGCGTTAAATCTGCACTACAAACAACGTCCAACAAGAAAGTTGGAGTGATAGCTACAAAAGCTACCGTAGACAATGGGTTATATAAAAAATTATTAGAACAAAATGACATTGAAGTATGCCAATCAGCATGTCTCGATTTTGTAGGATTTGTAGAAGAAGACTGCAAAGATAAAGAAAAGATTTTAAAAAAAGTAGAGGAATACTTGAAACCTATTGTAGAATTTGGAGCAGACACGATAATTTTGGGGTGCACACATTATCCAATTTTAATTGAATACCTGAAAGAATATACAGGAGAAAATATTACATTTGTAGATCCTGCAGACTCTCTTAGTGAAGATATTTATGAGATTTGTGGGAACTATCAAAATAAATGTGACATTAAATATTATGTCACAAAAAATCCATCTGATTTTAAAATTAATGGATCTAAAATTATAGGAGAACCTATAGAAAATGTTACAGAAATGGAGTGA
- a CDS encoding aminopeptidase: protein MELNYEKKSIWEVVDEQEHKEIYAYGERYKNFLDNCKTEREATGFIVNQAKEHGFVELKEALKGQIKKGDKIYINNKDKSCVLVVIGEDINEGLNIVGSHLDCPRLDVRAVPFSEDKNILMMKTHYYGGIKKHQWTTIPLAMHGVIFTNEGKKVEIKIGEKEDEPVFYITELLAHLSKDLNAKTLGAAIEGEKLAIIAGHDSYNFKNEKENPIKKCILKYLNEKYGITESDFQVAELEIVPATKARDVGFDGAMIASHGHDDRVCAYATLEAILKVENPKRTAVALFVDKEEIGSVGNTSMNAPYMGNMIAEIANNQNENYNDLTMRRIMANSKVLSADVTAAIDPLYSDATEDSNTALSGCGISLAKFTGHGGKFSSNDANPEFLNELRELFKQEKVMWQTTELGKIDQGGGGTIAYILANQGAEVVDIGTAMLSMHAPVELLSKADCYMTSKAYHAFLK from the coding sequence ATGGAATTGAATTACGAAAAGAAAAGTATTTGGGAAGTTGTAGATGAACAAGAACACAAAGAAATCTATGCTTACGGTGAAAGATACAAGAACTTCTTAGATAACTGCAAAACTGAAAGAGAAGCCACAGGATTTATTGTTAATCAAGCAAAAGAACATGGATTTGTTGAATTAAAAGAAGCTTTAAAAGGACAAATCAAAAAAGGCGACAAAATTTATATAAACAATAAGGACAAATCTTGTGTGTTAGTTGTTATTGGTGAAGACATTAACGAAGGCCTTAACATAGTTGGCTCACACTTGGATTGCCCAAGATTAGATGTTAGAGCAGTACCTTTTTCAGAAGATAAGAACATCCTAATGATGAAGACACACTACTATGGTGGAATTAAAAAACATCAATGGACAACAATTCCATTGGCAATGCATGGCGTAATCTTCACAAATGAAGGCAAAAAAGTTGAAATCAAAATCGGTGAAAAAGAAGATGAACCAGTATTCTACATCACTGAACTATTAGCTCACTTGTCAAAAGATTTGAACGCAAAAACATTGGGAGCAGCAATTGAAGGCGAAAAATTAGCTATAATAGCTGGTCACGATAGCTACAACTTTAAAAATGAAAAAGAAAACCCAATCAAAAAATGTATATTAAAATATTTGAACGAAAAATATGGAATAACCGAATCTGACTTCCAAGTAGCAGAATTAGAAATTGTTCCAGCTACAAAAGCAAGAGATGTTGGATTTGATGGAGCAATGATTGCATCTCACGGTCATGACGACAGAGTTTGTGCATATGCTACACTAGAAGCAATCCTTAAAGTTGAAAATCCTAAGAGAACAGCTGTGGCTTTGTTCGTAGATAAAGAAGAAATAGGATCAGTTGGTAATACATCAATGAATGCACCATACATGGGAAATATGATTGCAGAAATTGCAAACAATCAAAATGAAAATTACAACGATTTAACAATGAGAAGAATCATGGCAAATTCAAAAGTATTGTCAGCAGATGTTACTGCAGCAATCGATCCATTGTATTCTGATGCAACTGAAGATTCTAACACAGCATTAAGTGGATGTGGAATTTCATTAGCCAAATTCACAGGACACGGTGGAAAATTCAGTTCAAATGATGCAAATCCAGAATTCTTAAATGAATTAAGAGAACTATTCAAACAAGAAAAAGTAATGTGGCAAACAACTGAACTTGGTAAAATAGACCAAGGCGGCGGAGGAACAATAGCATATATACTTGCTAATCAAGGAGCAGAAGTAGTTGACATTGGAACAGCAATGCTATCAATGCATGCACCAGTTGAACTATTATCAAAAGCTGATTGCTACATGACAAGCAAAGCATATCATGCATTCTTAAAATAA